The region GTAAACTATATACTTGGAGTCACCAAGAACCTTAGAAATCACACCGACCCACCAGCCGTCATTGTGCAGAGCATCAACTTCGTCAAGACGACTAAATTGAGCAACAACACCATTTTCTGGCGGAGGAGGAGGCCTTATGTGCAGGGAATCAATCTCCTCTCTCAGAAGTTGGCCATCGTCATCAGTCAGGTTATGGTACTCAACCAGGAACTTCTCCTGTTCCATAACCTCGACAATGGTGGCAGAAAACCAAGCCCCTTGGAAACCCTCTTCGTCACTGCTAACCTCAACCAACGCCCCCACGCAAAACaactcctccttcttcttcagcttcacAGCTTCCTCAGACTCCACATTTGGTGTCAACAACACCTTGTTCACAGCTTCCTCAGACTCCACATTTGGTGTCAACAACACCTTGTTCACAGCTTCCACAGACTTCGCTTTCGGTGTCAACAACACCTTGTTCACAGCTTCCTCAGACTTCGCATTCGGTGTCAACAACACCTTGTTCGATTCATTCACctattaaattaattaacagCATTACAAATTTACAATCAGCAACATCCTAAGCCATACAATTTAACCCTAAAATCCTCCTAATTCAACAAATCATAACAAAATTCAACTAAAATCAACACAGAAGCATACCTGCTCCTCCTGCTTCGGCAATTCGAACGGCGGATCCCAATGGTCATCAATCCATTCACGGTGAGTCCTCAGCTCCTCTTTCGGAAACTCGATCCGCTCCTTGGAGACTCTGAAATACACAGCGAACCTACCATTCCCTAATTCCTCAGTTATATGACCCTCCCACCACCCGTCGTTGTGGTAAGCGTCCACCTCGTCGCCGAATTTGAACTCATGTTGAGTCTCCGGCAAGGGGAGTGGCCGGAGCTGGCGAATGTGCAGGGTTTCTTTCAAGGGCTTGGTGCCTTCGTCGTCCTCAGTCAGGCTATCATACTCCACCGAGACCTTGTTATTGGCGAGACGGCGGACGATCTTGCCGGTGAACCAGGAGCCGCGGAAACCGTCGTCTTCGGAACAGACTTCCACCGCGGTACCGGGTTTCAGGAAGGGCGAGACGG is a window of Lotus japonicus ecotype B-129 chromosome 5, LjGifu_v1.2 DNA encoding:
- the LOC130720680 gene encoding protein AGENET DOMAIN (AGD)-CONTAINING P1 isoform X2; its protein translation is MAPKSATAVSPFLKPGTAVEVCSEDDGFRGSWFTGKIVRRLANNKVSVEYDSLTEDDEGTKPLKETLHIRQLRPLPLPETQHEFKFGDEVDAYHNDGWWEGHITEELGNGRFAVYFRVSKERIEFPKEELRTHREWIDDHWDPPFELPKQEEQVNESNKVLLTPNAKSEEAVNKVLLTPKAKSVEAVNKVLLTPNVESEEAVNKVLLTPNVESEEAVKLKKKEELFCVGALVEVSSDEEGFQGAWFSATIVEVMEQEKFLVEYHNLTDDDGQLLREEIDSLHIRPPPPPENGVVAQFSRLDEVDALHNDGWWVGVISKVLGDSKYIVYFRGTNEELEFQQSELRVHQDFIGGKWVMAKVVQAR
- the LOC130720680 gene encoding protein AGENET DOMAIN (AGD)-CONTAINING P1 isoform X1, giving the protein MAPKSATAVSPFLKPGTAVEVCSEDDGFRGSWFTGKIVRRLANNKVSVEYDSLTEDDEGTKPLKETLHIRQLRPLPLPETQHEFKFGDEVDAYHNDGWWEGHITEELGNGRFAVYFRVSKERIEFPKEELRTHREWIDDHWDPPFELPKQEEQVNESNKVLLTPNAKSEEAVNKVLLTPKAKSVEAVNKVLLTPNVESEEAVNKVLLTPNVESEEAVKLKKKEELFCVGALVEVSSDEEGFQGAWFSATIVEVMEQEKFLVEYHNLTDDDGQLLREEIDSLHIRPPPPPENGVVAQFSRLDEVDALHNDGWWVGVISKVLGDSKYIVYFRGTNEELEFQQSELRVHQDFIGGKWVMAKVYDCIGF